A stretch of Coregonus clupeaformis isolate EN_2021a unplaced genomic scaffold, ASM2061545v1 scaf0341, whole genome shotgun sequence DNA encodes these proteins:
- the LOC121543781 gene encoding protein FAM189B-like, translating to MPSPSDSSSVVSASGSRGWSDSRRGMSGRQGGAKLLLYLGLCHLGLGAMVLAFSFTSMAFTSSTRVRQSCPFWAGFFVVASGIVGLISWRRPLTLVVSLFMLLSAVCVILSLAGSMLSCQNAQMVKSLLTCQVENGLCVCCAPTHSCSINEEETLVLYLNADCHSVRHQLKDLLFSACGLSILSTIICTLSTVTCSIHIFSLDLVHLLAPHRSRSVNPECTTPQDAFLTNIMDFEEFVPPIPPPPYYPPEYTCSSETDAQSITYNGSMESPVPLYPTDCPPPYELVMGQRAASQATVFDSHGNELSGERATSTAFSGEVSMDSGSLLMSEIVDIPDDSSPSEDSCLVGVGVRDRGERRSTRGVEGGDGGEGGEYVSFRGPPPQAPESPLVESPLVGPRARRFFRGERSNSCSSSSTATATYRSPVLRRQAMLASSCSQLELLGGATSHQRSSILEKRVRPCTPLRRGSASASAAPPTSSSSAVNQPGCQGNGVPLPLQPLYLRRRGGGSERRDSDGLLPLVRSHSEPGLSSSADTVDFSCGSVGSKGVRVGSQTSTDTGPSSEACLLPHSSLVPPSALLPRKGSVKAATMGRTLPLSKGPANSPLHLPKECNRSLGDLKVTRGLVARFLQRSKRNLASATEHSGNTGQGQKRRGGAEGNGTGHLPLEQVLRNSWGASRGSHPPHPHHRGHHHSHSDSRHNRRHSNQPPVTEGIHLRSCGDLSSSSSASLWRLLTANPPHGSSGALYTESAL from the exons atGCCATCCCCGTCAGACTCCAGCAGTGTGGTGTCAGCCTCTGGGTCTAGGGGCTGGTCAGATAGCCGCCGGGGCATGTCTGGCCGTCAAGGTGGGGCGAAGCTGCTGCTGTACCTGGGACTGTGCCACCTGGGCCTGGGGGCCATGGTCCTGGCCTTCTCCTTCACCAGCATGGCCTTCACATCCTCCACCCGCGTCCGACAGTCCTGCCCCTTCTGGGCCGGCTTCTTT GTTGTGGCGTCAGGGATTGTTGGACTTATCTCATGGAGAAGACCACTCACTCTTGTG gtGTCCCTCTTCATGCTGCTGTCTGCTGTGTGTGTCATCCTCAGTCTGGCTGGATCCATGCTCTCCTGTCAGAACGCACAGATGGTCAAATCACTCCTCACCTGCCAG gtgGAGAacgggttgtgtgtgtgttgcgccCCGACACACTCCTGCTCTATAAACGAGGAGGAGACCCTGGTACTCTACCTAAACGCAGACTGCCACTCTGTCAGACATCAgctgaag gACCTGTTGTTCAGTGCTTGTGGTCTGAGTATTCTCTCTACCATCATCTGTACTCTCTCTACTGTCACCTGTAGTATTCACATCTTCTCCCTGGACCTAGTGCACCTG cTCGCCCCGCACCGCTCTCGCTCCGTCAACCCAGAATGCACCACTCCTCAGGATGCCTTCCTAACCAACATCATGGACTTTGAGGAGTTTGTCCCGCCCATCCCCCCGCCCCCCTACTACCCCCCTGAATACACCTGCAGCTCTGAGACAGACGCACAGAG TATCACCTATAACGGGTCGATGGAGAGTCCAGTCCCTCTGTACCCCACTGACTGTCCCCCTCCTTACGAATTAGTGATGGGACAGAGAGCAGCTAGCCAG GCCACGGTGTTTGACAGCCATGGGAACGAGCTGTCTGGAGAGAGGGCCACATCCACTGCCTTCAGCGGAGAGG tcTCCATGGACAGTGGTTCTCTGTTGATGTCGGAGATCGTTGACATCCCAGATGACTCGTCACCTTCAGAGGACTCCTGCCTcgtgggggtgggggtgagggATAGGGGGGAGAGACGGAGCACcaggggagtggaggggggagacgggggagaaggaggggagtatGTGAGCTTCCGTGGCCCCCCTCCCCAGGCCCCAGAGAGTCCCCTGGTAGAGAGTCCCCTGGTGGGCCCCAGGGCCAGGCGATTCTTCAGAGGGGAGAGGTCCAACTCCTGCTCCTCATCTAGCACTGCTACAGCTACATAcag GTCTCCAGTGTTGAGGCGACAGGCCATGTTAGCCAGTAGTTGTTCCCAGTTGGAGCTGCTAGGGGGCGCCACCTCTCACCAGCGCTCCTCTATCCTAGAGAAACGAGTCAGGCCCTGCACCCCTTTACGACGTGGTTCCGCCTCTGCCTCTGCAGCTCCTCCCACTTCCTCATCCTCAGCTGTCAATCAGCCGGGCTGTCAGGGCAACGGGGTGCCCCTCCCCCTACAGCCATTGTACCTGCGTCGTCGGGGCGGAGGGAGCGAGAGGAGGGATAGTGATGGGCTTCTTCCCCTAGTGAGGTCACACAGCGAGCCTGGCCTCAGCTCTTCTGCTGATAcag TTGACTTCAGTTGTGGCTCAGTGGGCAGTAAAGGAGTGAGGGTGGGCTCTCAGACCTCTACAGACACAG GTCCGTCCTCCGAGGCATGCCTTCTGCCCCACTCCTCTCTGGTGCCGCCCTCAGCCCTCCTCCCCAGGAAGGGCAGTGTGAAGGCAGCCACCATGGGGCGCACCTTGCCCCTCTCCAAAGGCCCCGCCAACTCTCCCTTGCACCTGCCCAAAGAATGCAACCGCTCTCTTGGGGACCTCAAG GTGACGAGGGGGTTGGTGGCTCGCTTCCTGCAGCGCTCCAAACGGAACCTGGCGTCCGCCACAGAGCATTCTGGGAACACGGGACAGGGTCAGAAAAGGAGAGGCGGGGCGGAGGGCAACGGGACAGGCCATCTCCCTTTAGAGCAg gtgtTACGTAACTCCTGGGGGGCCAGCCGGGGATCCCACCCCCCACACCCTCATCACCGCGGTCACCACCACTCTCATAGTGACAGCCGCCACAACCGCCGTCATAGCAACCAACCCCCTGTGACGGAGGGGATCCACCTGCGCAGCTGCGGCGACTTaagctcctcctcctctgcatCGCTATGGCGATTACTGACGGCCAACCCCCCTCACGGGTCATCAGGGGCGCTGTACACAGAGTCAGCcctgtga